A region of Candidatus Defluviilinea gracilis DNA encodes the following proteins:
- a CDS encoding aminotransferase class III-fold pyridoxal phosphate-dependent enzyme gives MNYTNALNYSNTWLDIIKQDNFPQQDQAKWIIEESKNNFAEHFNRGWLEYRKSVTEAGDWASVEWSGKGSTFTDVMGRKYIDWLGGFGMLDLGWCHPEVVEAVIAQVKRAPMPSQELLDPLRGALGKLMADITPGDLKYSWFAASGTEAIEAAIKIAKLYTGKSAFIVAVKAFHGKTMGSLSMMGKADYRQAMGLLYGGQIYHVPFGDADALERQLDICANVGIGVAGVLFEPIQGEAGAIVPPDDFWSRVRAATKKHNVLLIADEVQTGLGRTGRLWGVDHWDVAPDILATAKSLGGGVMPVSAVTTTEEIFKPMMYPNPFMHTTTTGGNALACAAAIATINITLRDRLWEGAATKGSYLIEKVTELADEFPQLYKKVTGKGLLIGQHFQTPELGYKVAAELFKRGVLVAGTLTSAQTIRIEPPLIIEQSEIDEGLNRLRDAVDVVVKGL, from the coding sequence ATGAACTACACCAACGCCCTCAACTACTCAAACACCTGGCTCGACATCATCAAACAAGACAACTTTCCTCAACAAGACCAAGCCAAATGGATCATCGAAGAATCGAAAAACAACTTTGCCGAGCATTTCAATCGCGGCTGGCTGGAATATCGCAAGTCCGTGACGGAGGCGGGCGATTGGGCTTCGGTCGAATGGTCGGGCAAAGGCTCCACGTTCACCGATGTGATGGGACGCAAATACATTGACTGGCTCGGCGGCTTCGGCATGTTGGACTTGGGTTGGTGTCATCCCGAAGTTGTCGAAGCGGTCATCGCGCAAGTGAAGCGCGCGCCCATGCCTTCGCAGGAATTGCTCGATCCCTTGCGCGGCGCGCTCGGCAAACTCATGGCAGACATCACGCCAGGCGACTTGAAATATTCCTGGTTCGCGGCGAGCGGCACCGAAGCCATCGAAGCGGCGATCAAGATCGCAAAACTCTACACGGGCAAGTCCGCGTTCATCGTGGCGGTCAAGGCGTTTCATGGCAAGACGATGGGTTCGCTTTCGATGATGGGCAAAGCGGATTATCGTCAGGCGATGGGCTTGCTCTACGGCGGGCAAATTTATCACGTCCCGTTCGGCGATGCGGACGCGCTCGAACGTCAACTCGACATTTGCGCCAACGTCGGCATCGGCGTGGCGGGCGTTTTATTCGAGCCGATCCAGGGCGAAGCGGGAGCCATCGTCCCGCCCGACGATTTCTGGTCCCGCGTCCGCGCCGCGACGAAAAAACATAACGTCCTGCTCATTGCGGATGAAGTGCAAACGGGTCTCGGTCGGACGGGGAGGCTGTGGGGCGTTGACCATTGGGACGTCGCCCCCGATATCCTCGCCACGGCGAAATCCCTCGGCGGCGGCGTGATGCCCGTCAGCGCGGTGACGACCACCGAAGAAATCTTCAAGCCGATGATGTATCCGAATCCGTTCATGCACACGACGACGACAGGCGGGAACGCGCTCGCCTGCGCCGCGGCGATAGCGACGATCAACATCACGCTTCGTGACCGACTTTGGGAGGGCGCGGCGACGAAGGGCAGTTATCTCATCGAAAAAGTGACCGAACTCGCCGACGAGTTTCCGCAGTTGTACAAAAAAGTCACAGGCAAGGGACTGCTCATCGGTCAACACTTCCAGACTCCCGAACTCGGCTACAAGGTCGCGGCAGAATTATTCAAACGCGGAGTGCTAGTCGCTGGCACACTCACCAGCGCCCAAACCATCCGCATCGAACCGCCGCTCATCATCGAACAGAGTGAAATAGATGAAGGACTGAATCGCTTGCGAGACGCGGTTGATGTTGTGGTGAAAGGTTTATAA
- a CDS encoding spermidine/putrescine ABC transporter substrate-binding protein, which translates to MHKRLLAISLLFVVVGGALVACAPKAPEVTSTELNLYGFTEYVPEEVIAGFEKQTGVKVNYETYSSNEEMLAGLKDKPGKYDLILPSDYAVEQLINQNALLALDLETIPNYTNIDSAFLHPYFDPRGGNSRRPGVKNDKFSLPYLWGTTGIVYDSTKVSEPITSWSDLWRPELAGHIVVLDDAREMMGIALLSLGYNKNETDPKRLAAARDTLIELAPGIVAFDADAPEDYLLSGDAWVGVMYNGNAALAEIANPNLVYVLPEEGAGIWFDNMAIPADAPHADAAIAFMNYVLEPANAALIIQAYPYSTPNAAALDYLRENNAAFYDGYIASLASNPPQDALLGATLVKNLNPTAAQLYEEYWLAVKSSR; encoded by the coding sequence ATGCACAAACGGTTACTGGCAATATCGTTATTGTTCGTCGTTGTAGGCGGCGCGCTTGTTGCGTGCGCGCCCAAGGCTCCCGAAGTCACCTCCACAGAATTGAATCTGTATGGATTCACAGAATACGTTCCTGAAGAAGTGATCGCGGGCTTTGAGAAGCAAACGGGGGTTAAGGTGAATTATGAAACCTATTCCTCCAACGAGGAAATGCTTGCGGGGTTGAAAGATAAGCCTGGCAAGTACGATCTGATCCTTCCCAGTGATTATGCGGTGGAACAACTCATCAATCAAAATGCCCTGCTCGCGTTGGATTTGGAAACCATCCCAAATTACACCAACATTGACTCTGCCTTTTTGCATCCGTACTTTGACCCGCGCGGTGGCAACAGCCGCCGACCTGGGGTGAAAAACGATAAATTCAGCCTGCCCTATTTGTGGGGGACAACTGGCATTGTGTACGACTCGACGAAAGTTTCGGAGCCGATCACCAGTTGGAGCGATCTCTGGCGGCCCGAACTGGCTGGTCACATTGTTGTTTTGGATGACGCCCGCGAGATGATGGGTATCGCCTTGTTGTCGTTGGGATATAACAAGAACGAAACCGATCCAAAAAGGCTTGCCGCCGCCCGCGATACATTGATCGAGCTCGCGCCAGGCATCGTCGCGTTCGACGCGGACGCTCCCGAGGATTACTTGCTGTCGGGCGACGCGTGGGTGGGCGTGATGTACAACGGCAATGCCGCTCTGGCGGAAATCGCAAACCCGAATCTGGTCTATGTCCTGCCTGAGGAAGGCGCGGGTATCTGGTTCGATAACATGGCGATTCCCGCCGACGCGCCTCATGCTGATGCCGCCATAGCCTTTATGAATTACGTGCTCGAGCCAGCGAACGCGGCGCTCATCATTCAAGCATACCCGTATTCCACTCCCAACGCCGCCGCCCTCGATTATTTGAGGGAAAACAACGCGGCGTTTTACGATGGATACATTGCCAGCCTTGCTTCGAATCCTCCGCAAGATGCCTTGCTGGGAGCCACGCTGGTTAAAAATCTGAACCCGACCGCCGCGCAGTTATATGAAGAGTATTGGCTCGCGGTGAAGTCCAGCCGTTAG